The nucleotide window CTGAATAAATATTTTCATAAAACAATCAACTGGCTTATTTGTTAAACCAACTTTAATAGCTttcccatattttgattttcctttattttagggaaaaaaataaGTTTTTTTTGCTCTAGCATATTCCATATACCTATCCCCATTTTAGTGATAGCAatgaaagataaaataaaatttcctaAATTTAAAGCAATGGCTAAAATTATAGATAAAAAATTATGGAGACTATACAATAAAAAATCTGTTAGAATTGGAGCAGAAAGATTAtggggattttgatttttgctttCCTATAATACATAAATTATAGAGAAGTTAGAGCGTTGCTCTTAGAGGTCATCTTGATCACAAGCCTTCACCAGTACTTTTCTCCCCTAGAACTTCTTATGTATGGCCATGAGTGCAAGCAATGCAACAAGAAGCAGCAGCAACACACATGCTTATATAAGCTCGAAACAAATACAGGCATAAACCAAAATTTAGAAATCTCTGCAGCCGTTACAAATTAATGCACATCTCACTGTACAAATTAAGTTGTGtttaataaatataaataagtaGGAAATATTATATCGATCTAAACAGAAATAACCAAAACTGATCTCAAAGCTTTAAAGTAAGATCaggtgaagaagatgatgaacttGTACTACTTTTTGGTGGCACGGTCCTTCCTGAATTGATCATTCGTGAATTTTGGGCATATTGATCCACATTGAAATGACCTCGGATTCCCTCACCCACCTGTCGAAAGCTCCCGGGCCAAAACATAGCCACATCATCATCTTCCATGAACATTGGCATTGGTGGCATTGGCATCGGCACTCCATAGTAGCCTTGCTGCTGAAACCTTGCTACACCTCTTGTGTCAGGAACAGGTAGCCTCTGGTCTGGTTGTATCAACATGTTTTGGTGCATTGCAGCGTGAGCTTCGATCCCAAGAGACCGGAaggcagaagcagaagaaccgTGTAGGGGAAGAGATGCCAAGCTAGTATACCTGTGATCAGGAAACATTCCCATCCGCAATGCACGCTTTGCCATTGTCCTCTCCCTCTTATGAGCATTCTGATGTCCGCCCAATGCTTGAGAGCTAAAGAACTTGCGCTTACAGTAGTTGCACGAGAATACCCTTGGAATTGCTGCTTCTGAATCAGGCGCTGCTTCTATTTCACTGTTAGTCTCCCCTGCCATGCCCTTCAATTCGAGGTCATTGGAGCTAAATTGGAGTGATAAGTCAAGGAACATAGGCCCAGGATTTTGTTCAAGGTTTGTCTGATTTGTGAGACAGGAAGAAGTAGTGGTGCTGTCCTTGGAGGGATCAGGGGTTTCGTCTTGCTGAGCTATGTTGTTGGAAGTTACTTGGCTTGTGACTTCTAAATTATCACTCTCAAATTCCAAGTTCAAGTTTGGCACTGTTATCATGTTGAAGTCAAGAGCTTGTTTCCTCTATATGAGTGATCAGGAGAAGAATTGAAAGATTGCACAGCTTAGTCGTCAGTGTACTTGTTCTTCACCTGTGTCTGCATGAATGCAACAATTAGTCATTTTTCATGACAAAGTCagaatctttcttcttttctaagGGATGGTGGTAATGGGATGTTGGGTACTTATTTGAATCTAGTGTATCTTAACCAAAAGTTTAGGCATTTCATGCAATCTGTTAGTATAAGTGCAATTGATAGATTATCAACATatgattttatttctgttgaatATAGACAATGCAGTGTTTGCCTAGTTGCTGATGTTTTCACACCAGTTGATACTGCCTAAAACTGGGCATTTCAATTAGTGTGTTGTATTAGCTCATAAAACAATCACATCAACCAAAAGTTCACGACATTAATTCTAATGGAATTGGGGGTGTAACTTTGGGTGATTGTGTGCAAGCCTACATGTAAAAGGGTTCATGCCTACTGAGAATTTACAGCTGAAGCTCTTGTCATGAAACAAAAGAGAGATTTCTTTTAACAGTTCTCTCATGTGGGATTATTCTAATACATGAATGTCTAAAAGTAATTAGCTTAATGGTTAGTACCATGTACTGCTCTTCCTTAAGAGATTAGAAAATGGGAAAAAGtatctcaaaagaaaaagaaaaactcataTACAGGAATATTCCGTACCGCACATCCTTTCAGCATTTCAATCACTGTACACACATAATACAGAATTAAAACCATACTATGGTGAAAGCTGTAACTTTTGATCCAACAAACTTGTCATGTCAAGATCCAAACACAAAACTTATCCTCTTGGGATGCTTTATGCATCTTTGCCTCAAAGTATGGAAAATCTACAACAgaatttggaaaaaagaaaagaaaaaaaacactatGTCTTTGAGACAAGAGGCTAAGATTAATATTTATTGTGAGGAGGAAGTCTCCAGGATCCTCATTCAAAATGGTACAGACAACTTTTCAATTCCAGGAACCATTGTAGTTGCATAATATCGCAATGCTTGTCTATGCTTTAAAAGTTACCTAAAAGACTAGCTAAGCCTGAACAGATTAACAGGACTATTGACTGACTATGCAATATTGTCCCATACAATTTGTAATGTATATATATCATAACTGTATAATTGCTCCTCTTATACCAAGTTCATAGATAAAGACTCTTTACTTTGAGATGTGGTTACTAAATTGTCATAAATACCATTACTTTAAACCCTTAAACTGCAGAATACGAAATCAAAGCAGGGGAAGATTTCGACAATTACATCCACAGACAGCATTGAATGATACTTCAACATGAATCAAATTATCTACTTTTAACATTTTGGCACTCTACTTTTTGACTGATCTAGTTTAAAACTTGCTATGAGCAAACTAATCACTTTCAATAGATAATTGGGACTTGTGTTTTAAACCCTTACTTGTGATAGTCAACTAAAAATGGACAGCTACCAGATTCCCGTAACGATCTAATTTTATTTCATCGAATTTAGTACTACAAACTCAGAAGAACCAAAGCAGTACTCAATTACACAACCACAACTCCCCTTGTTGTGCCAAAATGCTAAATCAATGCCTTGTATACATTTTGCTACTCAAATTTAGGCTTAATCTACTTAAAATCAAGCTGAATCAATCAAGTTAATCTCAGGGATGGAGCCTAAACTGAAGGCACAGACAGGCCCTGTTAACACAAAGCAAAAGCAGCAACTGCAGAAAAAGCATAGTCTGTGGTTTATTtggtgaagaaagaaaagacaacaagaagatcaaacacaaagaaaaacccagaaattcaggACTAAAACTAACAGAAACTGCCATAAAACTACCTCATAAGAAACAATACTGAGAAGCACACAATGAAGCAAAACTCACCGGCCATGGACAGAGATCAAAAGAAACCTAATCACTCACAAGTCCCATTCCCAACCAAAAGCATATCAATTTAAGAACTTTTCAGTGATACCTACAGACCAAGACCctccaaaaacaaagagagTCCATGGATGTTGAATTGCAGTAATTTCAGACCCAAAAACCCACAAAAGGAAAGAATTACACAGCAATTAAGAGCAGCAGAAACATAGGTAGGACTGCAGAGAGCCACAGGAAAAAGCATATGAAAAAGCTGGTATATACAAAAACCAATCTACAGTTTTAAGGAGATATAGAGTAGAAAGAGTTCATACATAAATAGCTAGCCTTGAAGTTGCAGACTATGGCTATGGTTTAGGGAAAGTGCTGCTGCAAGTACCACAAGAAAAAGACTAAGAAAGTAGGCAGCTGGGGCTCTCTTTCCCAATCTAGTTTTTACCACAAAAAGAGTGGGTAAAAGGATTTAAAGGGGAAATAAATGAAGATAAGGTGAGGaagacagagagagacagagcaAAAAAAAGGTCAGCAATTATGGGAAAGAAGTGGGGATGATGGTGTAAAGTCAGAGAGgtcagaagaagaaggaaatatCAGATGACAATACCCAACTTCATGTAAACTCACTAACTCAATCACTTATTAAAGCCATTATTTTTTGTTGGAATTAATTTGGGCTCTTCCAATTCCCAACAGCTCTTAAAATTGATTGAATGAGAATTATGAATGATTGTGAGATGAGGACAGGGAGAGAGGCGGAAAGAAGCAAACATAGAGACAGAGAAAGCAAAGCAAGACTACTCAGTCACTCGCTCAAGCAGGGGGTGTCCCTTCTCATAGTCCCACATAAAAAAAAGATGCTTCTTTGCTCCATCACTGTTcttgtttctttcattttttaaacCCGGGTCACAATTATCCAGCTCTTTTTACATACTGTGATATAATCCAAGATATCTTTGTTGTCAGATGGAGTCCCATAACTTGTTCATCTTCTCCCACTGCTTCAGTTACATGCACAAACCATAAAAACCTCTTCCTCATAATTCATACACCATACGTTTCCTTTCAAAAATATCAATATCTAATATCAATTATCATTCATACTCAGTTACTCACCATGCAAATCTGACGAGGAAAGATGAAAAGAAAGGAGCAAAAAAGAAAACACTCGAAACAGTGCTTACCTTAAAAGCGGGTCCACAAAATTTTGCAAGATCTTATTCGACCAATACTTCCTCGCGATAGTAAAAACCCATGATGCTCTTCATTATAATTGGCCTGCAACATTCCCATGCCACTCAAGAAATTTAGCACATTTCTCCGATCTAAAACAACACTTTTTACATTATTTACATTCTCACACTTTGATATTTAAAGTAGACGTCTAAACTTAAAAATTAATACGCACTAAGTGAAGATATTCAAACTCGTACAATGCTAATCACTACAAGTGACTTAGTTGTTGAGAGTCCCGATTGGGAGCGCCCCCTCCCGCGTTGGACTCACGAAGTGACTTCGCTTCTGTGTCTGGTTTGAGtgatttcttgttctttttttaaaaGCCCACTTCATTCATCCATGTAAAATTAGTGTTACGATAATGTTTTTATAAATAATCAATAGATCACAGTTCACCAACTAGCATGTGTTTGGAATATAAAATAGACATAGATAGAGCAGAGCTCGAACGAAACTAAATTTGATCGGCCCACTGAGGCCCGACAGCTTTATGCTCCCAGTTCATTCATGCTCCCACTGAAATATAAGTCTTTGCTGCCTACTTTGCTCGCTTCGCAAACCCCCCAAAGTTAATCAAATCAATCTtgtcagaagaaaaaaagataatCAAATCATTcacaaatataaaaataaagaaatggcCGACCACTAGCACATGGTGATGACACTTGTCGTATTAAGATATGAAAGTAAACATGGTCCCCTAACCCGGCACCTTAATCATCCTTATTCTCTCTTGGAGATAGAGCACTGAGCTTTAAAATCTAATCCACAATGTCATTATACCAATGAGAGCaccgtttagtttttgtttttgcctTGGAGGTTGGAGCACTAAGCATAAAGATGTTAGTTGTACTGTTCATTGGCTTCGACCACCTAACCACTATTCTatgtcttcttctttgctttatTTTATTAGTATCATTGatcgaaaaacaaaaatatcaataATACAATCTTATAATAAGAAGAAATGTCGAGTTATTCATAACTTCATTGTAACTTTGATAATCTTAGAGTCAGTATAAGTTTGTAAGCAACAAATTATGAGGTAGTTTTTATTGAATCCTAACTCATATTGATGTGGTGAAGTTATTTTGATTGCTTTAGAGATATTTAATCTAGTCGTATATATTTAAAACCTTATGATAGTACAATAAATATAATAGTCTTGTATTCTTAACTTCATAGATGTGTGGAGAATCAAAATGAATCATGTTAGCAAGTTACTTTTGAAAACATATAGGACAACTATGCTTGGTAGCTTCGTATTGAGTGGGGTAATTGCTTATATCGTATTTCTCAAATGCAATTCCAATCTTCACACATTTTTTGGGAAGGGAATCGCGTTGCAAATGCATTAGCGAATTAAGGTGCGACTTCTAGTGATCTGACTTTGTGGGACCTAGCTCTTCCTTTCATTGACAGACATTGTCAGAGTGACCATTTGGGGATGCCGAATTTCCCTTTTTGTTAGTTTGTTTTTTCCTATAGCAGATTTCTGTTTGGCATAGGAGGTTTTGACTTTTGGTCCCCCTCCCtttgtattttttctttcttcttcaataaATTCTCAAATGTTAAGGTGGCTCCTTGCCTCTCTTAACCTTTGACttcagcccaaaaaaaaaaaaaaattaaataaatataggACAACTCATATATCTATGAGGTGACATTGCGAAAATTTCAGTTGTTTCTGATTTAAATGTTGTGGACTTTAATCTTGGGTTTATAATCGATCAAGGCTTCTCATATAATCGAGCTAAGGCCCAACTTAGGCACAATGATATAGTGGCGTTGCAAGCAGTGGCCCAAAAATCAAACACAGATTGGATGATGACTTTTCGGCCAGTTTGCGCTCTTATACAGTTCAGTATTCAGAAAACTCCATTTACGTACCATGATCATCATGAATGTATATATCAAGTCGGTATAAACTATAAATCATTGGAGCCTCAAGCTTTGGTTTCTAGCTAGTTGGAGGGGAGGGTCAAGTAATTTGAATTTTGAGTGCCCTGTAAATCTGCAGAGTACTCCACTTACGTACTGCATAATTTGGAGGGAAGGAGAAGAACGTACTTTTGAGTTCAGCCGATACGGCTTTTGACAGCGAGATATACCAGTACAAGTACGTAAGTACTGGGACTATTATAGTATTATCTGTCTGGTCAAAAATGAAATCGACATCTGTGCTGGATCAGATCAGCTCAGAAATGACCTAGGTACAATTAACCCGTGAACGACAATGGAAATAGTCCTCTCGATCAGGCACCAAGTACCTTGTATGTATTACAGAGCATCTTATCCTTCACTTTGATTAGGATTTAGGAAGATCGATTTGCTGCactgtgtatgtatatatatatatatatatatatatatatatatatatatatatacctggCTGGCTAATCCTTTTGATGATCGATCTCATTCTTATTCCAAGAAAATCGATCAGCATACAAGATCGATATAAACAGCCAACCTATCATGAAAATGACCCTCAGTTAATTACTAggtatatactatatataatTACATACCAAACCATTAATTCTTCCAACCAGCTGGCTTAGGGATCGATATATTCTACTCCTTTTGTATATATTTCCTAAATCATTTCGTCATGTTTTGTTGGTGACGAAAATTTCCGTAAaggattttgactcaccaattaatgcagactggagcgggagctaaCAGGGAATGATCGAGGAGCTTTCTTTGAGGATTAGCTCGAAAAGAAAAATTCTGTAAAagattttgactcaccaattgcagactggagcgggagctgacagGGAAGGATTGAGGAGCTTTCTTTGAGGATTAACTCGAAATTTGACCGTCGGCTAGACTAGGAGGGGGGGGGTACCACCtacagaaaaccctccgatgcctaagtcagtacgtttcttagtagtgTAGTAAGAAGAGTCAGAATTACATATTTTACTTGATCAAGGTgccccctatttataggtgagggAGTGCTTGCACCACAAGCTGCGTTTAACATTGCGTTAATACATGTTCTCATTAACGCCATCACTTCGCGTTATTTACTAACGCCATTATGTCGTGTTATTATGACCGCCTTTAATAGCCTTCTTCATTGTGGTATTAACAATGATAGTTAACGCCGCATTTACAATCGTCATTACCCGCGTACTTATGGCTAAAGTTAACCGTCAGAATGGTAGATCATAATCGTTGACTGCCCCCGGCCCACATGTTTTCTCAATCACGTACGTACCCAACTTTATTCTTTCTTCAAAAGTTCAAATGTAGAAAACAATTATAGCACCAGGAATATAATCTACAAGTAGATATAAATGGATGGCTAGACTCTGTGGAGCTGATATAtcctttcttcttttgtctTCCACTCACAAACAAAAGAAGACGTCCCTGACAAATTATTCAGCAAGTTCCATTATTTGATCAGTCCATGGTCTGAAAACTAACAAAGGTTATAGAGCAATTTGGAATAGTTTTCGATATCTTCCGCAATAATACGGAGGGTTATATACAATAAAATAGAAACCCCAAATTCTATAGCAAATTTGCATGAAATCACTAGATTTCTTGTTTGATTGATTCTCTGAGGTCTcgtttgattcatgaaaatgaaAGTAATTCTTTTGTGTTTTCCATGGGAAGAGAAATGAAATTTCCTAACAACTTTCTATTCTAATATTTGGTAATGTAAGGAAAGTGATCAGGAAAGTTATTGaaaagtttgtaaataatgtaataaattaagtaatatgttgtgagtaataaatgcaaaaaaaaagaggggaaagtgattcatttTGGGTTTAGAAAAACTATTTCCCCCCTTATTTTCCCTTTTTTCAAGAAatgatttcatttccttttgcatctcaAACGCAGGAAAAGAAACTTGACACAGGAAAGGAACCCTGATGCTTattttccgtgaaccaaacgtgACTTAACAGTAGTTTAAGGTTTCTACCTAAAAATTTCTGAGTCTTCAGGGtgtaaagagaaaaaagaaaaagaaaaaatatttttggcGAATAACATTTGTTTAGATTAATAAGTGAAATGATATATCTAGAAGTAAGAGCATCAATTAATGATGACATTCAGGATTCATATAATGGAAACTGATCAGTTCCCCGCGAGGAATTCCCATCATTAGACATTTAGACAGTAAAATTATATGAATGGAGATCGATTTTTGTTCCAGTCAGTAAGGACAATCTATATTGCATGCGCTGCTGAAAGCCTGAAAGTGCTCTCTGTATACCAACAAAGTATAGTACATACATTATAACCCAATACTTGGGAACCTAGCTCCGAGggggtgtttggctccaaaaccagttggcttgcaaactatcttttttgagcgtgtgcgcaggcgtgccagcaccgtggggtgcagtcgtcgggggagtcccttgacctgacttcttcttcaagcgtttgtggacgaggagagcaccaacctcgccacaaggttcttctctagccttccgagaaaggactttttgccttacggataaggactttggatgtgatctcttcgcatcaccgaatcgatacttaacgttgtaggctgagcagagcaatcactgggaagtttggagaaagcacgggttttgctaaagcgtgactttagcttcgctgggttgcaagggcgttacccttgcttcgctggttgtatcggtggcagtagcactaacagtcggctcgcgaggagactaggactggaagcacggtcgccagGTTGATCtagtgatgctgacagtcggctcttggagagactaggactggcgcgcggtcaccgggtttcaacgaggttgaaggtttgctccggggaggctttgtaatcgctgggattgattgattcgagagagaggTCCTTCTTctgtccttgaaacctagtatttataactagggtttcgactgttccttgccatagaaggattattgattgaaatttcctattcaatctctgctacttgactccaataaggtttcgttttccttatggattacggaatgggcgaagctgtaacccaaacccaagcaggcttatttttgggccgcaggtatcggcctgctatgctaaatccattaaaggatcttgccaaaaatacttttgggctcaaacattgccccccaggccctgAAAGCAGGCCCGCGAAGATGTAACTgcttgaaggggactaaaacgacgCACCGATCGCTTGAAACGATGTCATTAATGAAGGTTGCGTCCTTTCGCTTGCGAAAACGcctttctgtcgtatcgtttccctcacaaaatttcttatttaaactCGTAGCCACTTCatacctgtcacatcagaaactctcttAAGTtcctaaaacccagaaaccctcttACTGTCAAAACCTCCTTCaccgaaacccagaaatggctcctccAAAGAAGATAATCATCGACCAAGAAGAGGAACTGAATGAAAAAGCCGCCCATGCCTGGGGAACCAACATCGGTGCCCGCATTCATCTCCACACTAATATTCAAAGACCCTTACTCCTCTGGCTCCCAAATCATCATGTCGGACTGGGCTCTGTGCCGCGGGATTCTATTCCAGCAGACACAATCGCCTTTTATGGCCTGCCTGTTCGTCGACCCATCCCGGTCCTCCAAAGGACTCCTGGAGATTTCACCAATTGGGGTACCCAGAACCATCAAACAAAGATAGGGCACTGGCCATCCTCCATCAGTGCGGCGGAGCTCTCTTGGTATCGCGAAACGCGCACACGGGATCTAGCTCGCTGGAACGCAGCAGGTATCACACAGACTATCGATCTCTGTTTTAATCTTCTGCGCGGCGGCAACCGTTCACTGCTCGctgcctttctttgtttctggaataccgccacAAACACTTTTGACTTTCGATTCGGTCAAATGAGTATCACCCTGCTGGATGTTCTCACCATCACCGGCCtacccatcgatggcgagcctTATTTACACGGTCAATTTGACTCTGTCACCTTCACCTCGACCATGGCCCAACATGGTCGCAGTGCTCACAGTGGCTCCTACCCACGGTGGTTGTCATATTATAGTCGGGAGCACAATGCGACCGGCGGGATTGCTTTCTTGGAGTATTGGCTCTCTAAATTCATCTTCTGCACTTCCTCTTGCAAGCCCACTGGTACTTGGACTTTGCTGGCAacagccctctacaacggccgtaATGTCGGACTCGGGCAACCGGTGTTAGGAGCCCTTTATCACACTTTGTACCAGGCCACTATGCATCCCTTTGAGACTAGCATATCTGGCCCCTTTTGGATcttggacttctggatccaaacctaTTTCCCATTCTTTCGTCGCGATGACATTCCGCTGCTTCCACCTACCgaccaactcttgggtcaatggTTCAACCGCGAGGCAAGGTACT belongs to Rosa chinensis cultivar Old Blush chromosome 4, RchiOBHm-V2, whole genome shotgun sequence and includes:
- the LOC112198332 gene encoding zinc finger protein 7, whose protein sequence is MITVPNLNLEFESDNLEVTSQVTSNNIAQQDETPDPSKDSTTTSSCLTNQTNLEQNPGPMFLDLSLQFSSNDLELKGMAGETNSEIEAAPDSEAAIPRVFSCNYCKRKFFSSQALGGHQNAHKRERTMAKRALRMGMFPDHRYTSLASLPLHGSSASAFRSLGIEAHAAMHQNMLIQPDQRLPVPDTRGVARFQQQGYYGVPMPMPPMPMFMEDDDVAMFWPGSFRQVGEGIRGHFNVDQYAQNSRMINSGRTVPPKSSTSSSSSSPDLTLKL